The Bacteroidota bacterium DNA segment AGCGGTAACTTTCCCCGTAATGTCATCCTAAAGGTTATTTTTAAAGAATGGCACTTGTCGGAACATAATGATCATCCGGAAACCTTTGATCTTAGTCATTATTATGCTCATCCGGAAGAATATCACAATGTGTTTGAAAAATATGTTCCTTACCTGACTGTTCTGATGAATTGCATGTACTGGGATGTAAGATATCCCAGAATAGTCACTAAGGATTTCCTGGAAAGACTTTATAAAGGTGGTAATCCGAAACTTACTGTTATCGGGGATGTCACCTGCGACCCGGATGGATCAATAGAATGTACGCATACAGGAACACATATCGAGGATCCTGTCTTTGTTTATAACCCCTTCACCCGGAAGTACACCATGGGTTTTGAAGGAGAGGGGATCCTGGATATGGCTGTTGATATCCTGCCCAGTGAATTACCCAGAGAATCATCGATTGCATTTAGCAATGCCCTTTTGCCTTATGTGAATGGTATTGCCGGTGCCGACTTTAATGCCGATTTTTATCATGTTCAGCTGCCGCCACCGATTAAAAGGGCTATGATACTTCATCAGGGAAAGCTGACCCCGGACTTTGAATACATCAACAAATACTTAAAATAATTAACGACTGAAAAACTTTGTTTTATGAAAAAAGTTCTCATTCTCGGTGCCGGAATGGTGGTGAAGCCCATCGTTCAGTATCTGCTGAAGGCAGGATATGGTGTTAGTGTTGCAACCAGGACAAAATCGAAGGCAGACGCCATGATAGATGGTCACCCCAATGGGGTTTCCCTTGCCTGGACCGTTGAGGATGAAGCAACGCTCGACAAACTTATCCGGGATCATGATCTCACGGTCAGCTTGCTTCCATATGCCTATCATGTGATGGTTGCAAAGAAATGCATCGCCCATGGTAAAAATATGGTTACCACTTCTTATGTAAAACCTGAAATGAAAGCTCTCGACGGCGAAGCCAGGAAAGCTGGAATTATCATCCTGAATGAACTCGGCCTTGATCCCGGCATCGACCATATGTCGGCCATGCGCATAATCGACCATGTACATGATAAAGGTGGAAAAATTGAAGAGTTTTATTCATTTTGCGGTGCGCTGGTTGCCCCGGAAGTTGAGAAAAATCCCTTTAATTATAAGTTTACCTGGGCTCCAAAGGGTGTAGTCATGGCCGGAAATAACGATGGTAAATATCTGCGGCATGGAGAGGTGAAATATATACCCACAGAGAACCTGTTCAAAGATGTGTACAAAGTTGATTTCCCGGAAGTCGGGATGCTTGAAGTATATCCGAACCGGGACTCCCTGCCCTATGTTGAACTCTATGGTATTCCGGAAACCCGCACCATGTTCAGAGGAACATTCCGCTATAGCAAATGGTGCGAAATCATTGATGCGTTCAAATCACTGAACCTGCTTTCATACGATAAATTTTCTATGGAAGGGATGACCTTTGCCGGTTTTATGGCCAAAATGACCGGGTCTGATCATACGAACGACATTAAAAAGCAGATTGCTGAAAAATTGGGGGTTGATACCAATGCCAACCCGGTAATTGCTCTGGAATGGCTGGGTATGTTCGATGAAAAGCCCATGAACCGCAAGGAAGATAGTCCATTTGAAGTCATATCCGATCAGATGATAGGGAAGATGATGATAGAAAAAAGTGAGCGTGATATGGTTGTCATGCAACATACCTTCGTGGCCAAATATCCTGATGGCAAAGCGGAAGTGATCAAATCCAGGATGCTCGACTTCGGTACACCGGGAGGGGATACTTCTGTTGCCCGCACGGTTGCGTTGCCGGCTGCATGCGGCGTAGAAATGATCCTCGAAGGTCAGATTACAGAAAAAGGTGTCCATATCCCTGTGATTCCTGAGATTTACAACCCCATCCTGGATCATCTTGAGAAACTGGGAATAGCCATGGCAGAGGAATATGGATTGCCATTGAGTGAAACCATAAAATAACGAAAAACCGGATGCGGATTTTTCTGTATATTCTGATTGCCGTTTTGGTCTTTTACCTGGTATCAGGATTGATTAAAAGAAGCAACAGGGGAAAGGGTCAACCGGAGAGCCCGCCTCGTTCCCGGCGAAAATCATCATACGCAAAATGGGTAGGAGGGGGGCTTGGATGGGCCTTTGGCGGTCCTATCGGTGGTATCCTTGGCTTTGTGTTCGGCTCGATTTACGACGGCATGCAAAGCGGTTCCTATGAATACAAGGGCACACAAACCGGCGATTTCAGCGCCAGCCTCCTGATCCTCACTGCCGCGGTGATGAAGGCAGATGGTAAGGTGGTAAAATCAGAACTGGATTATGTGAGAAATTTTCTCATCGCTCAATTCGGTCAGGAAGAAGCTCAGAAGCAGATTTTGATACTCAGGGAAATCCTGAAACAGGATATACAGGTGAAGGATGTGTGCGCACAGATCGCTCAGTATATGGAATATCCTTCCAGACTTCAGCTTTTGCATATCCTTTTCGGTATTTCCTCCGCCGACCGGCATTATCACGATGCCGAGGTAAATATGATCGAACAGATTGGAATTTACCTCGGCATCCGGCCGGAAGATTTCCGCTCCATCCGCGCTATGTTTATCAAAGACATTGATTCGGCCTATAAAATCCTGGAAGTTTCACCCGATACCACCGATGAAGAAGTGAAAAAAGCTTACCATCGCATGGCGGTGAAATATCATCCCGATAAAGTAGCCCACCTCGGCGAAGATATCCGTAAAGCCGCTACCGAAAAATTTCAGAAACTCAACGCCGCCTACGAGGAGATTAAGAAGAGAAGGGGGATGAAGTAGATCGGAGATCGGAGATCGGAGATCGGAGATCTGAGATCGGAGATCGGAGATCTGAGATCTGAGATCTGAGTTATGGGTTATAAAATAAGCATTTTTTTATATTTTCCCCTCCTAACCATATAACCATATAACAATATACCAATATAATCAATTATAAAACTTCCACGATACTCCAAACTTAAATGCAGCATCCTGCATGGGATAATGGGGGACCATATAATAACGGTGATCTCCGAACAAAGTATTGAAATGCTGGTATTTCAGGAAGATAACAGCTCTTTTTACTCTTAACATCAAATAAACGTCCATGTAAACATAGTTTCCGATTTCTTTTTCATCCTGAAGATAGAAACTCCGCAGGGCAGGCATGTATGCATCGGCATAATAAGCCGTGTTATAGAAAAAATCTACTCCGGGTTGTATGGTAGCGGCCCGGCCAAATATCCAGGAACGGAAAAAGAGGGAGGCATTTGCTGCGAAATCCGGAAGACGAAGTATGTCCTTATTTGTTGAATGTTGATAGATCAACTCGCCGTCGAGACAAAATTTCCAGAACCATTGTTCCCGTGAAAGGTAGGCACGGTAAACATTGAACGTTTTGTTATGCTGGGCGGGTAAGGCATTTTGGTCGAGGTAAACAAAATTGCCCAGGCTCATATATACGACTCCGGCACTAAGCCTTTTCCTGGTGTACGACAACCCGGCCTGAAAATTATCTTCCTTGCTGAAGCTGTTTTCCCAGCGGAAATTGTTTGCCGAATAGCGGTGGTAAAAATATGCCGGCTCCTGTTTCGATATTCTGGCCATCAGATAAAGGGTTCCCCGTGGAATACTGTCTTTCATGAATTTATACCCTATCCCTGCTTTTCCTGAAAAATCACCATTGTTGTAATCCCCGCTGATCACAGCGTATTGAGCGTTTATAAAGAAATTTTCCAGGAAACGGTAATGAAATCCTGCGCTGTACTGCCATTGCCGCAGATATTCTCTGGGGATATATCCGCCAAGTTCAGTATATCTGTATTTTGCTCCCATATAAATATAAAAAGGCTTCAGGAAAGCTGAATCATTATAACCCAGATTTGACCAGGTAATGCCGTTTTCAACATTGAAATAATAGACGGAATCAAATGTCCGGGTTGAATCCAGATAAATGTGATCATAGAATCCCGATTTGGGATCATCATCGATATATTTTTGTGTTTGCCTGATCTGGTAATAAGTATAGGTAATCCTTCCAAATTTCGATTTTTGGCCTTCCGGTCCGGATGGTTTTGAAAGGTTGACATACTGGTTTACAAAAAAACTGTTCTCCTTGATCTGATTTTGCGCGCTGTTCAGGTTTACCAGGTATAACTGCCGGTCGGTTTCCAGTCCCAGTTCGAATATGCTGTCGCTTTGTATCCCCCCGTTTTCCTGCACATAAACTTTATTGTGAAGATAGGCTGCCAGAACGCCGTATCTCCGGTTGTTCGTGAAAAACTGTGCTTTTCCCGTAAAGCTTTTGTCATCCGCCTTCTGGCGTTTATAACGGCCCGGGGCAAAAACATAACGGAAATTAGCTCCGATGCCTACATTACGGGAGATGTTCCGGTCGAACTTAATTTTCAGGATTTGTTCCTTCTTACCACCCATAGCATAAAAAATATCGGTGTATGGATCACTCAGGAGATAATACTCGGTGTTCAGGGGAGTATACAGGTATTCATCAAAGCTGTGTTGACCAAAGTCAAATCCGTTTTTCCAGGAAGGAGTGAATATAAGACTTTCGTACGCCAATCCCGGATTTCCCAGGCTGGCGAAAAAAGGATTATTTTGATGCAGTGGCGTAAAATATTGAGCATCCTTCATGCTGACTTTCACCGAATGGATTTTCCCTAAAGCCAGACTGTCGGCATTATGAAGAAAATACCGGGCATCCGAACTGTCTTTGGAAGTAATGATGGAATCACATTCCTGGGCGGAGGAATAAGGCGGCAGAAATGAACAAATGATTAGTATATAAACAATAGCTAAAAATAAGCGCATGTGTAATCCTGGTTGTCTTATGAACAGGGTTTATTGTGGTGGTAAAGGTATGAAGAATTTTTAAACGGTCTCCAGCTCTTGCCAGAGGCTAAAGGCGCTTAAACTTTTTAATAATCTCTCTCCAACCCCAACCTGTACAAAAAATTTACCTACCTTAGGTTTTTCAAATCAATACATCTGAAAGGCTATGATTCGCATTCTGATAATCGACGATGAAACGAATATCCGTACCATGATTGCAGGTCTTATTCAGGATTATTGCAAATCTGCAACAGTTATTGGCCAGGCAGCAAGTGTCAGTGAGGGTGTTGAAAAAATACAGTTATTACACCCTGATCTGGTATTGCTGGATGTAAAAATGAGTGACGGAACGGGTTTTGATCTGCTGAATAAAATTAATAGTATTGATTTCAAGGTGATTTTTATCACTGCTCATGAGGAATTTGCCATGAAGGCAATCAAGTTTTCGGCTTTGGATTATATCCTGAAACCTGTAGATCCGGATGAGTTGATTCGGGCAATAGATAATGCTGCCAAAGAAATGGAAGTCTCTCAGGAAACCCAGTTGCACCATCTGAAGGAATTTGTGAAACCGGCATCAAAATCCGAAAAAAAGATATTGCTTAAAACCCTGGAAAGTATGCATGTTGTTTCCCTGAATCAGATTTGTTGCGGCGAAGGAGAGGGTGGGTACACGCGTTTCCATATTCAGAATGGGAAATGCATTTTAGTATCCAAGACCCTGGGAGAATACGAGGAACTTCTTTTAGATTACGGTTTTTTCCGGGTACACCGTTCGTTCCTGGTAAATCTGGAAAAAGTGCAGAGTTTTGAACGTGAAGATGGCGGTTATCTGATTATGGACGGAGATTTGAAAGTTCCGGTAGCCTCACGAAAGCGGGAACATCTTCTCAAACTGCTTGAAAAACTTACAGAATAATTCTATGTTGATGATATCCGGCCTTTCCGTTGATGTAGCATCTTTTCTCCGCAAGCCTTTCTTCTTGTTGTTCATTTCGTTGCTGATGGTTTTTCCGCATGTGGCTTTCTCTCAAAATAGCCGCAATCAGGAAATTATTGATAGTTTGAGGTATATCGCCGATACTTCCCATGGCCGTAACAGGGTTTTTGCGCTGCGCTGTCTTGCGAATGAACTGGTAGAAAAGGGTTTTCCGGGTTCTAAAGACCAGTATTTTTCTTTGCTGTCCGAAGCTCTGGATCTATCTGAAGAAATGGGTTATAAAGATGAGATTAACAACTTGCGGCGTATTATTGGCAGGGAACTGGCAGAAGCAGGTTTTTTCCGGGAATCCTTGCCATATGCCCGTGCAGTAATAGATAGCACTTCAGGTTTAAATACAACAACGGACTCAAACCTGATGATGGGAGGATACAGCGTTTTATCCTTGGCTTACCGGGGTCTTGGTAAATATGATTCTGCGTTGTATTTTCTGAATAAGGCATTGAAAATAGGGGAGCATATTGTTTCGCGAAACACACTCGCCAGTACCTACCTCCAGTTGGCCGGATTGTATATAAGCATGGGGGATCCCCTTGCTGCTTTGGAATCGCACAAGGAAGCTTATTACATTAAGAAAAACAGCCGGGATCCGCAGGATCGTGAAAACATTGGTGCGTTTTCAAGAGTTCTTGGATACTCTTTCATGACCAATGGAAATTACAAAATGGCATTACGGTATTTCCGTGAGGCCGATTCACTATATGGAAATATGCAGGACAAATCCCTAAGGGTTAAAGTGTACCATACTCAGCAGGCTGCAAATATTGCCCGGGTTTACCAGCATTGGGGAAAACTGGATTCCGCATTGCTTTTCAGGCAGCTTGCCCTGCAAAGATTCAGCGACTATGGCATCGGGGAAACCAACATAAATGTTCCCAACCAGTATTGCTACATCGGAACCATATACCGTGAACAGGGCGATTTTCGACAGGCTCAGGAGTTTTTCAACCGGTCACTTGTTTTAAGAAAGCAAATTAAAGACTCCTTGGGTGTAGGAATGTGTCTGGACGAAATGGCGGAAATGGCAAGATTAAAAGGCGATCATCAGCAGGCTGTTAATATGTTACAGGAAGCGCTTTCCTGGAAAACTTCATTTCGTGTGGGGGAAATTGACCCGTTTCGCCATTCCCAATGGCTGGAAAGCCGATCAGAAACATATTTGTATTTGGGGAAAGTCTTTGCCGACTGGGATAAGCCTGCCGATGCACTGCTTTATTACGATACCTCCCTGATGTTGTGCAGGCGTATTAATTTTTTGCGGGGAATGTCAATTGCAGAATTTTACCGTGGTCTGGCCTGGCAACAGAAAGGGGAACAAGATACAGCCATGCGGTATTTTCAGAGATCCCTGGAGCTTGCCCGCCGAATGGATAACCGTCATCTGGAGGCCAGGGCTTTGGCAGGAATTGCCGGATTGAAGATTATCCTGAATGAAATTCCTGCTGCATTAAGCTATTATGAGACAGCTTTGGCAATTTATATAGAAAATGGCTTTATCCGAGAGATACCGGAAATATATCTCAGGCTTGGTCAGACATTTGTTAAATCCGGCAACAGGCTTCGGGCAGTAGATATGCTGAATAAGGCATATGAACATTCCGGGGCCCTGGGAATGATTAACATCCAGTCAGAGGCAGCCTTATTGTTGGCTGAGTTATACGAAAATGCAGGAAATCAAAGCATGGCTGTATATTTCCTGAAAGAATATATCTTGTTTCATGATTCTGTTTTTAAAATTGAAACCCATCGACAGCTTTCAGAAATGCAGGCTTTACACGAATCGCAACAGCAACAAATGACCATACGGCAATTGAA contains these protein-coding regions:
- a CDS encoding saccharopine dehydrogenase NADP-binding domain-containing protein, which encodes MKKVLILGAGMVVKPIVQYLLKAGYGVSVATRTKSKADAMIDGHPNGVSLAWTVEDEATLDKLIRDHDLTVSLLPYAYHVMVAKKCIAHGKNMVTTSYVKPEMKALDGEARKAGIIILNELGLDPGIDHMSAMRIIDHVHDKGGKIEEFYSFCGALVAPEVEKNPFNYKFTWAPKGVVMAGNNDGKYLRHGEVKYIPTENLFKDVYKVDFPEVGMLEVYPNRDSLPYVELYGIPETRTMFRGTFRYSKWCEIIDAFKSLNLLSYDKFSMEGMTFAGFMAKMTGSDHTNDIKKQIAEKLGVDTNANPVIALEWLGMFDEKPMNRKEDSPFEVISDQMIGKMMIEKSERDMVVMQHTFVAKYPDGKAEVIKSRMLDFGTPGGDTSVARTVALPAACGVEMILEGQITEKGVHIPVIPEIYNPILDHLEKLGIAMAEEYGLPLSETIK
- a CDS encoding TerB family tellurite resistance protein: MRIFLYILIAVLVFYLVSGLIKRSNRGKGQPESPPRSRRKSSYAKWVGGGLGWAFGGPIGGILGFVFGSIYDGMQSGSYEYKGTQTGDFSASLLILTAAVMKADGKVVKSELDYVRNFLIAQFGQEEAQKQILILREILKQDIQVKDVCAQIAQYMEYPSRLQLLHILFGISSADRHYHDAEVNMIEQIGIYLGIRPEDFRSIRAMFIKDIDSAYKILEVSPDTTDEEVKKAYHRMAVKYHPDKVAHLGEDIRKAATEKFQKLNAAYEEIKKRRGMK
- a CDS encoding putative porin, with amino-acid sequence MRLFLAIVYILIICSFLPPYSSAQECDSIITSKDSSDARYFLHNADSLALGKIHSVKVSMKDAQYFTPLHQNNPFFASLGNPGLAYESLIFTPSWKNGFDFGQHSFDEYLYTPLNTEYYLLSDPYTDIFYAMGGKKEQILKIKFDRNISRNVGIGANFRYVFAPGRYKRQKADDKSFTGKAQFFTNNRRYGVLAAYLHNKVYVQENGGIQSDSIFELGLETDRQLYLVNLNSAQNQIKENSFFVNQYVNLSKPSGPEGQKSKFGRITYTYYQIRQTQKYIDDDPKSGFYDHIYLDSTRTFDSVYYFNVENGITWSNLGYNDSAFLKPFYIYMGAKYRYTELGGYIPREYLRQWQYSAGFHYRFLENFFINAQYAVISGDYNNGDFSGKAGIGYKFMKDSIPRGTLYLMARISKQEPAYFYHRYSANNFRWENSFSKEDNFQAGLSYTRKRLSAGVVYMSLGNFVYLDQNALPAQHNKTFNVYRAYLSREQWFWKFCLDGELIYQHSTNKDILRLPDFAANASLFFRSWIFGRAATIQPGVDFFYNTAYYADAYMPALRSFYLQDEKEIGNYVYMDVYLMLRVKRAVIFLKYQHFNTLFGDHRYYMVPHYPMQDAAFKFGVSWKFYN
- a CDS encoding LytTR family DNA-binding domain-containing protein — its product is MIRILIIDDETNIRTMIAGLIQDYCKSATVIGQAASVSEGVEKIQLLHPDLVLLDVKMSDGTGFDLLNKINSIDFKVIFITAHEEFAMKAIKFSALDYILKPVDPDELIRAIDNAAKEMEVSQETQLHHLKEFVKPASKSEKKILLKTLESMHVVSLNQICCGEGEGGYTRFHIQNGKCILVSKTLGEYEELLLDYGFFRVHRSFLVNLEKVQSFEREDGGYLIMDGDLKVPVASRKREHLLKLLEKLTE
- a CDS encoding tetratricopeptide repeat protein, which encodes MKNLQNNSMLMISGLSVDVASFLRKPFFLLFISLLMVFPHVAFSQNSRNQEIIDSLRYIADTSHGRNRVFALRCLANELVEKGFPGSKDQYFSLLSEALDLSEEMGYKDEINNLRRIIGRELAEAGFFRESLPYARAVIDSTSGLNTTTDSNLMMGGYSVLSLAYRGLGKYDSALYFLNKALKIGEHIVSRNTLASTYLQLAGLYISMGDPLAALESHKEAYYIKKNSRDPQDRENIGAFSRVLGYSFMTNGNYKMALRYFREADSLYGNMQDKSLRVKVYHTQQAANIARVYQHWGKLDSALLFRQLALQRFSDYGIGETNINVPNQYCYIGTIYREQGDFRQAQEFFNRSLVLRKQIKDSLGVGMCLDEMAEMARLKGDHQQAVNMLQEALSWKTSFRVGEIDPFRHSQWLESRSETYLYLGKVFADWDKPADALLYYDTSLMLCRRINFLRGMSIAEFYRGLAWQQKGEQDTAMRYFQRSLELARRMDNRHLEARALAGIAGLKIILNEIPAALSYYETALAIYIENGFIREIPEIYLRLGQTFVKSGNRLRAVDMLNKAYEHSGALGMINIQSEAALLLAELYENAGNQSMAVYFLKEYILFHDSVFKIETHRQLSEMQALHESQQQQMTIRQLNQENELNIYRANRSEYVIISLGAIVIIILLFVVLFIRQVQLRNQQSAMLNQQQLFRVQMNPHFIFNSLTHIQHYIFARDPMKAGKYLAVFAKLMRNILEHSRCDQITLREEIETISRYLELQQLRFENKLVYELIVDESLDQDLTEIPPMLAQPFIENAIEHGIRNKEGRGSVFVRIFTRDHAIVFEIEDDGIGRKKAALLKEKKQHNHQSTAVILTQSRLQNLWGKKKPNDIFEIRDLYDLNGSPAGTLVRFLIPES